The following are from one region of the Pseudazoarcus pumilus genome:
- a CDS encoding Rossmann-like and DUF2520 domain-containing protein, whose product MGELNIVGCGRAARTLARLWAAAGTLTIGDVLTRSPASAAEAVAFIGEGHAAASFDDMRPAALWLLGVPDRDIAACAQALAESARVRPGDGVFHLSGFTPSAALAPLAARGARIASVHPVMSFADPGIAITRFAGTPCGVEGDAGLAAELDHLFVAIGGTPFALDGERKPLYHAGSVFASNFLVVILDAASRAYVDAGVPPETADAMLAAISRGALENVLALGGPHALTGPAARGDREVVALQQGVVSAWDADAGRAYDALSALAFALAARRDATESGAQ is encoded by the coding sequence GTGGGTGAACTGAACATCGTCGGCTGTGGTCGCGCGGCACGCACGCTGGCGCGGCTGTGGGCTGCGGCCGGCACACTCACCATCGGCGACGTGCTGACGCGCTCGCCGGCCAGCGCAGCCGAGGCCGTGGCTTTCATCGGTGAGGGCCACGCGGCAGCCTCGTTCGACGACATGCGCCCGGCCGCGCTGTGGCTGCTGGGTGTGCCGGACCGCGACATCGCCGCCTGCGCGCAGGCGCTCGCTGAGAGCGCTCGCGTGCGCCCCGGTGACGGCGTGTTTCACCTGTCCGGCTTTACGCCGTCGGCCGCGCTCGCCCCGCTGGCGGCGCGCGGCGCGCGCATCGCCAGCGTGCATCCGGTGATGAGCTTCGCCGACCCGGGCATCGCAATCACCCGCTTTGCCGGCACGCCCTGCGGGGTCGAGGGCGATGCGGGACTGGCGGCCGAACTCGATCATCTGTTCGTCGCGATCGGTGGTACGCCGTTCGCGCTCGATGGCGAACGCAAGCCGCTCTATCACGCCGGCTCGGTGTTCGCGTCGAACTTCCTGGTCGTGATCCTCGACGCCGCGAGCCGCGCCTATGTCGATGCCGGCGTGCCGCCGGAAACCGCCGACGCGATGCTCGCCGCGATCTCGCGCGGCGCGCTGGAGAACGTGCTCGCGCTGGGCGGCCCGCACGCGCTCACCGGCCCGGCCGCACGCGGCGATCGCGAGGTGGTCGCCCTCCAGCAAGGCGTGGTGTCGGCCTGGGACGCGGACGCCGGCCGCGCCTACGATGCACTGAGCGCGCTCGCCTTCGCACTTGCTGCGCGGCGCGACGCGACGGAGTCGGGCGCGCAGTGA
- a CDS encoding DUF5924 family protein: protein MTISKTRVLRLLVTLRRYRGALALFGFLSGVASFMLVDRQEESFARVIALVMLVSWPWLLLENVLRRWLDVRFHFRLPAPLLRYATQMIHQESLFFVLPFLFFATTWSSGQAVFTGLIGCAALVSVLDPVYYKWLAPRRWLFLGFHTLALFVVLLTALPILLNVPTHQTYLYALFAAVLLSFPSLAAVIRARTRWRGLLLAGLVVALGAFGWVGRFWVPPSTLRLTDIQLALEMDRERRAPSVPVSQVSVERLHRDGLFAYTAIHAPLGLQERIFHVWMLDGEEVDRIPLEIQGGRERGYRAWTHKLNFPEDSGGRWRVEVVTESGQMIGRGRFRTVAETPAPD from the coding sequence GTGACCATCTCGAAAACCCGCGTTCTGCGCCTGCTGGTGACGCTGCGTCGCTATCGCGGTGCTCTGGCGCTGTTCGGTTTCCTTTCGGGTGTGGCCAGTTTCATGCTGGTCGATCGTCAGGAGGAGAGCTTCGCTCGCGTCATTGCCCTGGTCATGCTCGTGAGCTGGCCCTGGCTGTTGCTCGAGAACGTGCTGCGTCGCTGGCTGGACGTGCGCTTTCATTTCCGGCTGCCGGCTCCGCTGCTGCGTTACGCGACGCAGATGATCCACCAGGAGAGCCTGTTCTTCGTCCTGCCCTTTTTGTTCTTCGCGACGACCTGGAGCAGCGGCCAGGCGGTGTTCACCGGGCTCATTGGCTGTGCGGCGCTGGTGTCGGTACTCGATCCCGTCTACTACAAGTGGCTTGCGCCGCGCCGCTGGCTGTTCCTGGGATTTCACACGCTGGCACTGTTCGTCGTGCTGCTCACGGCCCTGCCCATCCTGCTCAACGTGCCCACGCACCAGACCTATCTGTATGCGCTGTTCGCCGCCGTGCTGCTGTCTTTTCCCAGCCTCGCTGCGGTAATCCGTGCGCGCACGCGCTGGCGCGGCTTGCTGCTCGCGGGTCTGGTGGTGGCGCTGGGCGCGTTCGGCTGGGTGGGTCGCTTCTGGGTGCCGCCGTCTACGCTGCGGCTGACCGACATCCAGCTCGCGCTGGAAATGGATCGAGAGCGCCGCGCGCCCAGCGTGCCGGTGTCGCAGGTGTCGGTCGAGCGGCTGCACCGCGATGGCCTGTTCGCCTATACCGCGATCCATGCGCCGCTGGGCCTGCAGGAACGCATCTTCCACGTGTGGATGCTCGACGGGGAGGAAGTCGACCGCATTCCGCTTGAAATCCAGGGCGGACGCGAGCGGGGCTACCGCGCCTGGACGCACAAGCTCAACTTCCCCGAGGACTCGGGCGGGCGCTGGCGCGTCGAGGTCGTCACCGAGTCCGGCCAGATGATCGGCAGAGGTCGTTTCCGCACGGTCGCGGAGACTCCGGCGCCGGACTGA
- a CDS encoding hybrid sensor histidine kinase/response regulator, with protein sequence MNEDSAIHAPQAPAADAVQRVVKVRRDYNTWVANETMEDYALRFTPRSFRRWSALRVGNTAFGSASFLVLEAVGATMLVGYGFINSFWAILAIGLIIFLTGLPISLHAARHGVDMDLLTRGSGFGYIGSTISSLVYACFTFILFALEAAIMAYALELAFHIPPAWGYLICALVVIPLVTHGITVISRIQTFTQPIWLFLLALPFLYVLNQDATVLQALWHYPGASGEAGGFNWHLFGAAMTVGIALITQMGEQADYLRFMPERTESNKGRWLTGVVLGGPGWVVMGVIKMLGGALLAWMLLEQGVAVEKAVDPNQMYLLGFGLVFDSVAWAVGVTALFVIVSQLKINVTNAYAGSLAWSNFFSRLTHSHPGRVVWVVFNVLIALLLMEMNVFGALGQVLGLYSNVAISWIVAVVADLVINKPMGWSPRGIEFKRSHLYDINPVGVGAMGVASILSVATFVGLFGEGIQPFAPFVAMIAALVVSPLIAWWTQGRYYLARAPEPPVEGQRKCTICKQYFEVEDTSFCPAYRGTICSLCCTLDARCGDLCKPHARISAQWAALLQRCLPARLRPYLDAGLGHYLLLTGGVVSFLALLLGLIYVHEAQALGPEAAGTLDGVFLKVFVALLIVAGTGAWWMVLTHKSRHVAQQESNRQTQLLVREIESHKRTDEQLQNARRVAEQANSAKSRYLTAISHELRTPLNSILGYAQILDADEAIPPNRRPAVGVIRKGGEHLLSLIEGTLDIARIEGGKLTLDVRPLAFPAFMRQIVGMFELQARDKGLRFTYEPAEPLPEVVRADEKRLRQILINIIGNAVKFTARGTVRVRLSWRHEMATIEVEDSGPGIEPEERARIFEPFERGRSARAGATAGTGLGLTISRMLTDLMGGQMSVDSTPGQGSTFRVRLFLPQLHGKQAEQALPRVRRIGYKGVRRRVLVVDNERVDRELLVSVLEPLGFEVAQATSGEECLERIGDVRPHLVFMDLAMGGIDGWETLRRLRAGPHADVPAAILSANAFDRNLDNDVGIGPEDFMLKPIRVDDLLGWIGRRLDLEWVCAEASPEPPPAPMPAAADPMKLPPAAARRELDAVIELGYPRGILARLVEIENAHPECGEFVRIAREMTRAFRFDVLRDMLRGDIATTEDDDDH encoded by the coding sequence ATGAACGAAGATTCCGCGATCCACGCTCCACAGGCGCCCGCCGCCGATGCGGTGCAGCGCGTCGTCAAGGTCCGCCGCGACTACAACACCTGGGTCGCGAACGAGACCATGGAGGACTACGCGCTGCGCTTCACGCCGCGCAGCTTCCGCCGCTGGTCGGCGCTGCGGGTGGGCAACACCGCCTTCGGGTCGGCATCGTTTCTGGTGCTCGAGGCGGTGGGCGCGACCATGCTGGTGGGCTACGGCTTCATCAACAGCTTCTGGGCCATCCTCGCGATCGGACTGATCATCTTCCTCACCGGCCTGCCGATCAGCCTGCATGCCGCGCGCCATGGCGTGGACATGGACCTGCTCACGCGCGGTTCGGGCTTCGGCTACATCGGCTCGACCATCTCGTCGCTGGTCTATGCCTGCTTCACCTTCATCCTGTTCGCGCTCGAAGCGGCCATCATGGCCTACGCGCTGGAACTGGCCTTTCACATCCCGCCGGCGTGGGGTTATCTGATCTGTGCGCTGGTGGTGATTCCGCTGGTCACGCACGGCATCACCGTGATCAGCCGCATCCAGACTTTCACGCAGCCCATCTGGCTGTTCCTGCTGGCGCTGCCCTTCCTCTATGTGTTGAACCAGGACGCAACCGTGCTGCAGGCGCTTTGGCACTATCCCGGTGCATCGGGCGAGGCGGGCGGATTCAACTGGCACCTTTTTGGTGCGGCAATGACGGTCGGGATCGCGCTGATCACCCAGATGGGGGAGCAGGCCGACTATCTGCGCTTCATGCCGGAGCGTACCGAGTCCAACAAGGGGCGCTGGCTCACCGGCGTGGTGCTCGGCGGCCCCGGCTGGGTCGTGATGGGCGTGATCAAGATGCTCGGCGGCGCGCTGCTGGCGTGGATGCTGCTCGAACAGGGGGTGGCGGTCGAAAAGGCCGTGGACCCCAACCAGATGTATCTGCTGGGCTTCGGCCTGGTGTTCGATTCGGTGGCGTGGGCGGTCGGCGTGACCGCGCTGTTCGTGATCGTCTCGCAGCTCAAGATCAACGTCACCAACGCCTACGCCGGCTCGCTGGCGTGGTCGAACTTCTTCTCGCGCTTGACCCACAGCCACCCGGGGCGCGTGGTGTGGGTGGTGTTCAACGTGCTGATCGCACTGCTGCTCATGGAGATGAACGTCTTCGGCGCGCTCGGCCAGGTGCTGGGGCTGTACTCGAACGTGGCGATCTCGTGGATCGTCGCGGTGGTGGCCGATCTGGTCATCAACAAGCCGATGGGCTGGTCGCCCAGGGGCATCGAATTCAAGCGCAGCCATCTGTACGACATCAACCCGGTGGGTGTCGGCGCGATGGGGGTGGCATCCATATTGTCGGTGGCGACCTTCGTGGGTCTGTTCGGCGAAGGCATCCAGCCCTTCGCGCCCTTCGTCGCGATGATTGCCGCCCTGGTGGTGTCGCCGCTGATTGCGTGGTGGACGCAGGGCCGCTACTACCTCGCGCGAGCGCCCGAGCCTCCGGTCGAGGGCCAGCGCAAATGCACCATCTGCAAGCAGTACTTCGAGGTCGAGGACACCAGTTTCTGCCCGGCCTATCGCGGCACCATCTGCTCGCTGTGCTGCACGCTGGACGCGCGCTGTGGCGACCTGTGCAAGCCGCACGCGCGTATCTCGGCGCAATGGGCGGCGCTGTTGCAGCGCTGTCTGCCGGCGCGGTTGCGGCCCTACCTGGACGCCGGGCTGGGCCATTATCTGCTGCTGACCGGCGGAGTCGTGTCCTTCCTCGCCCTGCTGCTCGGGCTGATCTACGTGCATGAGGCGCAGGCGCTGGGGCCGGAAGCGGCCGGGACACTCGACGGCGTGTTCCTCAAGGTCTTCGTCGCGCTGTTGATCGTCGCCGGCACCGGCGCATGGTGGATGGTGCTCACGCACAAGAGCCGGCATGTCGCGCAGCAGGAATCCAATCGCCAGACGCAATTGCTGGTGCGAGAGATCGAGTCGCACAAGCGCACCGACGAGCAGCTGCAGAACGCCCGCCGCGTCGCGGAGCAGGCCAACTCGGCCAAGAGCCGCTACCTGACCGCGATCAGCCACGAACTGCGCACGCCGCTCAACAGCATTCTCGGTTATGCGCAGATCCTCGACGCCGACGAGGCGATCCCGCCCAATCGGCGGCCGGCCGTTGGCGTGATCCGCAAGGGCGGCGAGCATCTGCTGTCGCTGATCGAGGGCACGCTCGACATCGCCCGCATCGAGGGCGGCAAGCTCACGCTGGACGTGCGCCCGCTGGCCTTCCCGGCCTTCATGCGCCAGATCGTCGGCATGTTCGAACTGCAGGCACGCGACAAGGGTCTGCGCTTCACCTACGAACCGGCCGAACCACTGCCCGAGGTCGTGCGTGCCGACGAGAAGCGTCTGCGCCAGATCCTCATCAACATCATCGGCAACGCCGTGAAGTTCACCGCGCGCGGCACGGTGCGCGTGCGTCTGTCCTGGCGTCACGAGATGGCCACCATCGAGGTCGAGGATTCCGGCCCCGGCATCGAGCCCGAAGAGCGCGCGCGCATCTTCGAGCCCTTCGAGCGCGGCCGCTCGGCGCGCGCCGGCGCGACCGCCGGCACCGGCCTGGGTCTGACCATCAGCCGCATGCTCACCGACCTGATGGGTGGCCAGATGAGCGTCGACAGCACGCCCGGTCAGGGCAGCACCTTCCGCGTGCGTCTGTTCCTGCCGCAATTGCACGGCAAGCAGGCCGAACAGGCCCTGCCGCGTGTGCGCCGCATCGGCTACAAGGGCGTGCGTCGGCGCGTCCTCGTCGTCGACAACGAGCGCGTCGATCGCGAGCTTCTGGTCTCGGTGCTCGAGCCGCTGGGTTTCGAGGTCGCCCAGGCGACGTCCGGCGAGGAGTGCCTGGAGCGCATCGGCGACGTGCGCCCGCATCTGGTGTTCATGGATCTGGCGATGGGTGGCATCGACGGCTGGGAGACGCTGCGCCGTCTGCGTGCCGGGCCGCACGCGGATGTGCCGGCCGCGATCCTGTCGGCCAACGCCTTCGACCGCAACCTCGACAACGATGTCGGCATCGGCCCCGAGGACTTCATGCTCAAGCCCATTCGCGTCGACGACCTGCTCGGATGGATCGGCCGTCG